The Spirosoma sp. SC4-14 DNA window GGACAGTTTAACGCCTTGCATCCAAATGTTAGATACATCGCAATACGAAGTAATTGTTTCTGATGATGGAGAAGATGGACTCACTAAACAATTAGTAAATGAAGCTTATCCGTGGGTACGTTGGGTTAAGGGGCCTGGCCGTGGCCCCGCATCTAATAGGAATAACGGAGCTCGATTAGCAAAGGGCGAATGGCTGGTTTTTATAGATGATGATTGTATTTCTACGCCAGATTTGTTAATAGGTTATAAGAATGTAATTGATGGTCAAGAAAATGTGCGGGCTTTGGAAGGTAAGATTGTTCCTGATTCATGGGAGAAACTAGATGAGGATATGGCAGAATGCCCAATAAATATTACCGGTGGATGTTTCTGGTCTGCCAATATTTGTTTACAAAAGAGCTTGTTCGAAAGTATATCAGGTTTTGATGAGGATTTTTTTTTAGCCGCTCGCGAAGATCAGGATTTATATCTAAGAATTAAACGAGTATGTGAGGTTGTTTTCGTTTCCGAAGCCGTCGTTATACACCCAGTTAGAATAGCAACTTTTAATCATAAAGTAAAAAATATTTTTAAATCTATTGATAACTGGTTTGTATATGTAAGTAAACATAACTATTTATATGTAAATAAAAATTTGATAAAATTTGCTTTTCATCCTTATACCTACCAGATGCTGGTTAGCGCTAGAAATATGAAATTGAAATCATTTTTTTATAATTTTTTGTATGTCTCTTTAGGTATTCCTTATTTTATCAAGAAAACTATGTTCGAAGGTGAAAAATTAGTTAAGAGATGAAAGTCGCTATATTAACAAATAATTTTCCGCCCGCAGTAGATGGCGTAGGAGACTATTCATTTAATCTGGCTACTGAGTTTAAAAAAAATGGGCATGATGTGTTGGTTATTTGCAAGAAGAATACACATCTATATGAAAATCAATCGGAGGTTTATCCATTTATCAATACATGGAACTTTCAATCCTGCCTGACTCTTAATAAATTTCTTTCTATACATAAACCAGATTGGCTGTTCTTACAATATGTTCCTAACTCCTTTAGTAAGTGGGCAATGCCAATTTGGATACCGTTACTGTTGTTGATGTGTAAGCGATATGGAGTCAAAATCAGTATTACTTTCCATGAGGTATATGTGCGTATGACTTATTGGCCAATTAAATATTGGATAATGGCCTTTATACAGCGAGTCATTTGTTTCTTTTTGTTACAGATAGCAGACGTTATTATTACCAGTATCGATTTCTATAAGTTATTGCTGGAAAAATATTCACGTAAATCTATTCATTTAATTCCTATAGGGTCTAACATTTTACCTGTTCAGGTATCTGATGAAGATATTATTGCAATCCGAAAAGTTATAGCTCCGAAAGATGAAGACATACTAAGCACGTTTGGAATTCGTAATCATAATTTACTAATTAAGGTATATTATGAAGTATGTAAACGTCATCCAGAAACAAAATTGCTGATTTGTGGAAAGTTGCAAATTTCAAAAGAACTGGAACCTATTTACAACCAGATTCGGGATAATGTTTATGAAACAGGTTATTTGCCTAATGCGGAGGTCTACCGGATGTTACGGGCCAGTGATATTTTCTTTTTACCCGATCCCGTAACTAACGTTTTTGAAGGAGGAACCAGTAATAAAAGTACATCGCTGGCTGCGGCTTTGCTGGCCCGGCTACCTGTAGTAGGCACCAGAGGGGATATGAATAACGCCTTGTTGAAACAAACACCAGGGGTGTTTCTGGAAGATGCTTCGCAGCCTGTTCAGATTGCAGAACGCTTACTTAGCATACTTAATAGCCAGCAACAGCCTGAAGCCATTAGCCAGTTTTTTTACCGACATCTGAGCTGGGAAGCCACATACCAACGCTATGTGGATCTATGTTCTTGAAAATCAATTTGAAATGCTCGCTAAGCTATGAATATTTTCAGGCGGATCATCAGATATGGAATATATAGAATCCGCTACATGGCCAATATCACAGTGCCTCAGACCATACTGGCTGCATTACTGCCTAAGCATGTGTTGACCGGACCTTTTTCTGGTATGCATTACATCGCACAAAGCACCGGTAGCGTAATCGTTCCTAAGCTGACTGGTTCTTATGAGAGTGAATTATGGCCAGTACTTCAGGCAGTGCATTATTCAGATTACGATCTCTTTGTGGACATTGGAGCCGCCGAAGGCTATTATGCAGTTGGCGTAACAAAGTATATTTTTCAGAATGCTATCCCGACTGTTGCGTTCGAAGCAACTCCTCGTGGACAAAAGCAAATCCATATGCTGGCCCAACGCAATGGTGTGCAGAATATAACTATTAAAGGATTTTGCGACTGCACTGACCTGCTTGAGGTGCTGTCCAAGAAACGAGGTTTTCTGATTGTAGATATTGAAGGGGGAGAGGCTAGTTTACTTGATCCAGTGGCTCTGCCCGACCTGCTCAATTGTGATATGTTGGTCGAGCTTCATCCTGAACAAGTGGAAGGCGTTAGGTCATTGCTGATGAATCGCTTCAAAAACTCGCATACAGTAGAAGAGATCAATCCAGATACAAAAAAACAACTGAACAACACTGCGCTGCCCCGCTGGACACAACGATTTAGGACTTACATGCTCAACGAATTTAGAGGCAATCAATCCTGGCTGTTTTTTCGGGCTAATAAACGTGTGGCATGAAGTTGGTTTTTTACGCGCCCAATTTTTACCCTATGGTTGGCGGACTAGAGAATGTGGTTATGGATTTAGCTACCGAACTAAGCCAACTGGGCCATTCTATACGTGTGTTAACACTAACCCCTGCCAGAGAGCCTGACGCTTTTTCGTTCGAGGTAGTCAGAAAGCCCGGATTTTGGCAAACTGTTCGACATATACGGTGGGCTGATGCATTTGTGCAATTCAACATTAGTTTGAAAGGCATACTGCCCTATTTATTCGTACAAAATCCTTTAGTATTAACGCACCATAATCTTTATCCAGCCACATCGCTAACTGGTCGCTTAAAATGGGCTGTATCCCGAAGGGCTACTGTGAATATGGGTTGTAGTAAATTTATTGCCCAACACTACAGAAACTGTTATACACTGAGTAATCCATATAACGATACCGTTTTTATCGGCCAAACTAATAAGCAACGATCTAAAGAACTGGTGTTTTTAGGGCGTTTAGTCTCCGATAAAGGAGTGTCTGTTTTGCTACAATCGCTGGCCAAATTACGCCAGCGAACAGATCTTATGCCCACATTGACCATTATTGGCGATGGACCTGAACGCTCATTACTCGAAAAACAAGTACATGATTTGGGGCTGCATCAACAGGTGCAGTTTGCTGGTGTTTTGCAGGGGAAAACATTGGTAGAGGAGTTAAACCAATCCCAGATATTGCTAATTCCGTCCGTGTATGAAGAACCGTTTGGTATTGTTGCGCTGGAAGGTATTGCCTGCGGCTGTTTTGTAATTGGCTCAAAGGCGGGGGGGCTTCCCGAAGCGATTGGGCCTTGTGGTGTTACGTTTCCCATGGAAGATAGCGATGCATTAGCAGACCTGTTGGCTAAGGCTTTACAAGAGCCAGAATGGGTAGAAATGTATCGACAGCAGGCGAGGCACCATCTTGAGCAGCATACCCGACCAATTGTTGCCGCTCGTTTTTTAACAATCATCGAAGAAGCCGTATGGAAGAAGAAGAACTACTGAAGCAGCGGCAAACCTATAACATTCGGTTGCTAACCATTTTCTTTCTCTATGTTACCTTCAATGGGGCTATTCGGAAATGGATATTGACAGACGGTCTGACGGCAAATTTACTACTGGGAATTCAGATCGGGATGCCTGTTCTGTTTGCTCTGCTAGCCAAAACGAAACCTGCCAGCTACTTCACCAGAGTGGTAATGGGGGGCTATAGTCTGCTGTTAATTGCTATGGCATTTAATCCATTAGCTCAAACGCCATTTCATGGGCTAATAGGCTATTTTCTTCATATAGGTGTATACCTCCCATTGCTTGTGTACATGGACGACCGGGAGGCATTCCCGGTAGAGCGGATGAATCGGCTTTTTCTGATCATTATTCTGATAGAACTAGGATTAGGTGTTATTCAGTTTATGTCGCCCGCCAACAGTTTTATCAACAAGTACGTGCGCGATACATCGGAGTCGGGCGGAGTGGCTACGTTATATGCTGTGCAACGGGTGCGTATCACTGGTACTTATAGCTATATCGGCGGCCTTACGGCGCTATTTACATTTTTTGGCTTCTGGGTGTGGGGGTTACGGCTGATGAAAGCATCTGTACTACTTATAGTTACCATTCTGATTGCCTGCGCCGTTATAGCCCCCATGACAGGGTCGCGGGGCTTATTGGCTATGCTCGTCATTCTGGTCGGTTGTTCGTTTCTTTCCACGATTACTGATGTGCGTACTGTTATAGGACTAGCTGGTTTGGGTGGTCTTTTTCTGTTGATAAGTCAGTATATCGATGTTTCGTTGGTGGAGGAAGCTTATGCTGGCATTAACCACCGGATTGTAGCGCATTTAGAAGATGGAGAAACTGAAGATCGGGTTTTTGGTCAGATTCTGGAAATCATTGATTTCCGGGGCGCATATCCACTGTTTGGGACAGGCCTGGGCGGGACCTATCAGGGAGCTAAGGCCCTGTTTGGCGAGTCGATTTATTTGCAGGAGTATGGCTATTATGAAGAAGAACCTGAGCGGATTGTTCTGGAAGGGGGCTTTCTATTATTCTTTGTACGGCTGTTCTTATGGGGGCTATTGGCACGCCGGTCAACAATCCCGGCCTTGTTCGGTGCAATACTGGTATATCTACTGGTCTTTAATTCGGCGACGGTCTATAACGTAAATGTAGTTTTTTACTCCGTGATGGGGTGGATCTATCTGGACCGTAGCTACTACCTACGCCAAAACGATTTGTGATAAATGAGGATAATAGTTACTCATGTAAAAAAACAACATGTAAATCGATTACTGATTGCCTTAGTAAAGCAGGGTTGGCTGACTCAGTTTTATACCGGGTTTGCGGCTAATGCTTATTTACGGCTGAGCCGCCCCTGGCCCAGGTTATTTCATCAGCTGCGGAAGCATGAGTTCATCGGAATTCCTTTAGAACAAATTCGATCATATCCGTTTGCATTTGCAATGGCTAAACTACTTCGTCATGAGTTTGGAATTATGCGTATCGCTTTTCCACTTTTTGACCGTTGGGTTGCCCGGCAGATACGTAGAACTGAGTCGTTTGACATGATTATTGGTTACGAAAATTCTAATCTGATCACGTTTCAGACCGCAAAGCAGTTAGGAAAGGTTACTATACTGGATCTGGCTCAGGTGCATCATAACTTAATCGACAGTATAGGAACGAACTTCAGAATTAATGGCCTTACCAGGGAGCAAACCGAATATATTAATCAACGAAAACAGGCTGCACTGGATGCCACAGACTACATACTAACCCTCTCCAGTTTTGCAACCCAAAGCCTGACCGAAAATGGCATCTGTCGTTCCCGCATTCACGAAGTTAACCTGGGCATTGATGTGCAGAAATTCACACCTGTAGAAAAACCATTGGGTGGCCCATTCAGGGTCCTTTTTGTTGGTGAAGTGTGCTATCGGAAGGGCATCGATTTAGTACTGAAAGTCTTTCGTCAACTAGCTTTACCTGATGCCGAGCTGATACTAATTGGCCCCGTTAGCGATGGTAAGGATTTATTGATGCAATGTACTGGTGCCGTTCGCCATCTTCCATTCCTGCACCACGACGAATTGGTTCGTTATTATCAGCAGGCCGATGTCTTCGTTTTTCCTTCGT harbors:
- a CDS encoding glycosyltransferase family 4 protein — encoded protein: MKVAILTNNFPPAVDGVGDYSFNLATEFKKNGHDVLVICKKNTHLYENQSEVYPFINTWNFQSCLTLNKFLSIHKPDWLFLQYVPNSFSKWAMPIWIPLLLLMCKRYGVKISITFHEVYVRMTYWPIKYWIMAFIQRVICFFLLQIADVIITSIDFYKLLLEKYSRKSIHLIPIGSNILPVQVSDEDIIAIRKVIAPKDEDILSTFGIRNHNLLIKVYYEVCKRHPETKLLICGKLQISKELEPIYNQIRDNVYETGYLPNAEVYRMLRASDIFFLPDPVTNVFEGGTSNKSTSLAAALLARLPVVGTRGDMNNALLKQTPGVFLEDASQPVQIAERLLSILNSQQQPEAISQFFYRHLSWEATYQRYVDLCS
- a CDS encoding glycosyltransferase family 4 protein; the protein is MAKLLRHEFGIMRIAFPLFDRWVARQIRRTESFDMIIGYENSNLITFQTAKQLGKVTILDLAQVHHNLIDSIGTNFRINGLTREQTEYINQRKQAALDATDYILTLSSFATQSLTENGICRSRIHEVNLGIDVQKFTPVEKPLGGPFRVLFVGEVCYRKGIDLVLKVFRQLALPDAELILIGPVSDGKDLLMQCTGAVRHLPFLHHDELVRYYQQADVFVFPSYLDSWGQVVLEAMACGTPVIVSENTGSKDAVLKGGGFVIPAGDESAMATKILHFYTNRSEVNRLGAVARRVAEQYTWENYYQQVTTALEDIARKENISTE
- a CDS encoding glycosyltransferase, producing MIFSVIIPTYNRSDFLIKCLDSLTPCIQMLDTSQYEVIVSDDGEDGLTKQLVNEAYPWVRWVKGPGRGPASNRNNGARLAKGEWLVFIDDDCISTPDLLIGYKNVIDGQENVRALEGKIVPDSWEKLDEDMAECPINITGGCFWSANICLQKSLFESISGFDEDFFLAAREDQDLYLRIKRVCEVVFVSEAVVIHPVRIATFNHKVKNIFKSIDNWFVYVSKHNYLYVNKNLIKFAFHPYTYQMLVSARNMKLKSFFYNFLYVSLGIPYFIKKTMFEGEKLVKR
- a CDS encoding glycosyltransferase family 4 protein; this translates as MDLATELSQLGHSIRVLTLTPAREPDAFSFEVVRKPGFWQTVRHIRWADAFVQFNISLKGILPYLFVQNPLVLTHHNLYPATSLTGRLKWAVSRRATVNMGCSKFIAQHYRNCYTLSNPYNDTVFIGQTNKQRSKELVFLGRLVSDKGVSVLLQSLAKLRQRTDLMPTLTIIGDGPERSLLEKQVHDLGLHQQVQFAGVLQGKTLVEELNQSQILLIPSVYEEPFGIVALEGIACGCFVIGSKAGGLPEAIGPCGVTFPMEDSDALADLLAKALQEPEWVEMYRQQARHHLEQHTRPIVAARFLTIIEEAVWKKKNY